The genome window TGGCGCTTGAAAACATCCTGATTCTCGCCGCCGCCTCGTTTCTCTGGGCAGCCCTCCTGCGCGACCGCGGGCGGACGTGGTTCATGCTCATCGCCAGCGTGCTCGTCATCTTCTGGCTGCAGCCGACCCTCCCCATCCGCGGATTCGATTTTTGGATTCCCGTCGCAACGCTCGTCATCGCCATTTTCAGTTGGTATATCACTGCGAATGACGAAGCCCGGCGCAAAAGAAAAAACTGGGGCGTCTTCGCTCTCGTCGCAGGCATCGTCCTCCTGCTCAGCCTCACCCGCTACTTCCCCATCGCACAGATTCTCACCGCCTCGCGTCCGCCACCGATCGAAACCTTGCTGGCGGTCATTGCAATCTCAGGCATGGTCTTTTTTGGAACGGCGCACCTGAACCGCTTCAACGTGACCCTGCTCGTCATTGGCATTTTCATCCTGATCGTAGTTTTTCTTGTTCTGAAAATCCCAGCGCTGACGTATTGGCTAAGTTACGGACTCCGCGCGTTGATGAGCCAATCGCTGACGAGTGTCTCCGCCAACGACTTCCACTGGCTTGGATTCTCCTACGTGGCATTTCGCCTCCTCCATACATTGCGCGACCGCCAGATGGGACGACTGCCATCCGTGGACTTGGGTGAATACCTGACCTACGTCATCTTCTTCCCCGCCTTCACCGCCGGACCCATTGACCGCCTTGAGCGCTTCATCAAAGATTTACGAGCCGTTCCTTCACCACAAAGTCACAAAGACGCTATGACTCAAAGCGAAAAATCTTCGCGGCTTCGTGCCTTTGAGTCTTCGTGGTTAAACGAAACAGTCTACCCCGCGGGTCAGCGACTGCTGATAGGCACCTTCAAAAAATTCGTTCTCGCCGACTCTCTCGCCCTCATCGCCCTGAACGAGGCAAACGCAGCCCAAGTGACGTCCACCTTATGGATGTGGGTCATCGTCTACGCCTACGCCTTCCAGATCTACTTCGACTTCAGCGGCTACACCGACATTGCTCTTGGCATCGCGGGACTGCTCGGAATCAAACTGCCCGAGAACTTCGCATCTCCCTACCTCAAACCCAACCTGACCCAATTCTGGAACAACTGGCACATGACTCTCACCCAGTGGTTCCGCGCGTACTTCTTCAATCCCATCACCCGCTGGCTCAGGTCTTGGCAAAAACCGATGTCCATCCCAATGATGATCCTGCTGACCCAAGTCGCCACCATGCTGCTGATCGGTTTCTGGCACGGCATCACATGGAACTTCACCCTCTGGGGCTTGTGGCACGGGCTGGGACTCTTCATCCACAACCGCTGGAACGACGCCACCAAAGCCAAAGCCGCGGCATGGGCAACTACACCCGCTCGAGAGGCGATGCTGAATAGTAGCGGCATCTTGTTAACGTTCCACTTTGTGGCATTGGGCTGGGTTTTCTTTGCGCTTTCATCACCTGCCACGTCATGGCAGGTCATTTTGATATTGTTTGGAGTCAACTAATGTCGTTGCGAGCGCTGGTCGAGTAGACGCCCAGCGGCGTATCCAGACCAAGCGAAGCAACCTCATGACAATTGGGAGATTGCTTCACGAAGACTCGCAATGACATGAAACTCTTATGAACCAAGAAATCAAACCCCTTAACGTCCTTTTCAAGGGACTGCTCTTATTCCTGCTCTTCACCCTCGTCATCGCCGCATGGCAGCCGGGGATTGGACAGCTCTCCCTCTACAACAGCCTCTATCCCGGGCGGGAGCGGCTTCCCTTCGGCGAGAACCCCAAACAATCCTACAACCTCAGCCTCTTCAACCTTGACGCGATGTTCGCCTCACATGTCATCGCTGGTATGTCCAAAGGTGACGATGAATTCCGCGTCATCATCGTGGGAGACTCGTCAGTGTGGGGCACGTTGCTCAAACCCGAAGAAACTTTGGCAGGACAACTCAACCAAGATAACCTCAACGCCTGCGGAAAAAATGTCCGCGTGTATAACCTTGGGTATCCCACCATCTCACTGACCAAAGATGTGATGTTGCTCTCCCATGGAATGGGATACGACCCCGACCTTGTCATCTGGATGACCACGCTCGATGCGTTCCCGTTGGAAAAGCAAACGTCCACGCCGCTGGTGGCTAACAACGAAGAAACGGTTCGGGGACTGGCAACCAACTATGGGTTAAGAGTCGAGGCGGATGATCCCAATCTGGTGAAAAAATCCTTCTGGGGTAAAACCTTCGTCGGCGACCGCCGCTCATGGGCAGATATCCTCCGTCTTCAAATTTATGGGGTGATGTGGGCATCCACAGGCATTGACCAGTTCTACCCCACCAATTACGAACGTGCCCAAACCGATTTTGATGCGGA of Anaerolineales bacterium contains these proteins:
- a CDS encoding MBOAT family O-acyltransferase, which gives rise to MALENILILAAASFLWAALLRDRGRTWFMLIASVLVIFWLQPTLPIRGFDFWIPVATLVIAIFSWYITANDEARRKRKNWGVFALVAGIVLLLSLTRYFPIAQILTASRPPPIETLLAVIAISGMVFFGTAHLNRFNVTLLVIGIFILIVVFLVLKIPALTYWLSYGLRALMSQSLTSVSANDFHWLGFSYVAFRLLHTLRDRQMGRLPSVDLGEYLTYVIFFPAFTAGPIDRLERFIKDLRAVPSPQSHKDAMTQSEKSSRLRAFESSWLNETVYPAGQRLLIGTFKKFVLADSLALIALNEANAAQVTSTLWMWVIVYAYAFQIYFDFSGYTDIALGIAGLLGIKLPENFASPYLKPNLTQFWNNWHMTLTQWFRAYFFNPITRWLRSWQKPMSIPMMILLTQVATMLLIGFWHGITWNFTLWGLWHGLGLFIHNRWNDATKAKAAAWATTPAREAMLNSSGILLTFHFVALGWVFFALSSPATSWQVILILFGVN